The following nucleotide sequence is from bacterium.
CAGGACACGGCCGACAACGGTGACGGCCTGTTCTTCTACGCGGAGAACGCCGTGCAGCTCGCGCGCAGCATCGAGTACGCGGTGCAGGACATCCTGCGGCGCATCTCGGCCGGTTCGGCCGTGGCCGTGGTCTCGACCGAGCGCGGCACCGACGACCGTCTGTATCGCGGCAAGTTCATGCCCATCGACTGGGACGGCTATCTCGAGAGCTACGCCCTGCCCTACAGCGACGGCGACGCCGCCGTCTGGGAAGCCGGGCAGATCCTGGCCGACCGCAACACCCCGCGCCGGATCTTCACCGGCCTGGGCGACACCGAGTACCCGTTCGACGCCGGCAGCGCCGACAACCTGAAGGCCGCCATGAACATCGCCACGGTCGAGATGGCCGAGATGGTGATCGACTGGGGCCGCGGCGAGAACGTCGCGGGCCTGCGCGACCGGCGCGGCTGGGTCCTGGGCGACATCGTGCATTCGACCCCGGTGGTCGTCGGCGCGCCCAGCGACTTCGTCGTCTCCGAGAGCTACCAGGAATTCCAGGCCGCCCACGCGGGCCGGGACAAGATCGTGTACGTGGGATCGAACGGCGGCATGCTGCACGCCTTCGACGCCGTCAGCGGCGACGAGCGCTGGGCGTTCGTGCCCGAGTTCGCCCTGCCCGCCTTCGAGGTCATGGCCGACTCGTCCTATTGCCACAAGTACTCCTGCGACCAGACCGTCTCGGTGAAGGACTTGCTGATCAACGGCGCCTGGCGCACCGTCCTGATCGGCGGCGGGCGCGAGGGCGGTTCGAGCCTGTTCGCCCTCGACGTGACCGCGCCCGACTCGCCGAGCCTCATGTGGCAGGTGAACCTGCCCAACGACAAGACCTTCCACTCCGAGGTCGAGATGGTGGTCATCGGCGGCTCGCCGGTGGCGCTGGTCGGCAGCGGCCTGGACGTGGATACGGGCGAGGCCCTGCTCTACGCGTACGACGTGCGCGACGGCGCCTTCCTCGGCGAGCGCGTCCTGAGCACCACCACGAAGTCGCGCAACAAGGCCACGCGCCCGGCGCCGGTCGACCTGAACCTCGACGGCAACGTCGACGTGATCTACATCGCCGACCACCTCGGCAGCCTGTGGCGCTTCGACACCGCGAACAGTCCGGACCCGTCCGGGTGGCACAAGACCGAGCTCTACGCCGGCGACGACCAGATCACGGCCGACCCGGTGGTCGCCTTCGGCCCCAACGGCAACGTCTTCGTCTACTTCGGGACCGGCGCCTACATGGAGGACACCGACATGGTGACCGTCGAGCAGCAGTACTTCGTCTGCGTGTTCGACGACAACTCGGGCCAGACCTACGACAAGGGGGATCTCCGCAACCAGACCAGCACGATCAGCGACGTGACGTCGGACAACGGCTGGTACGTGGCGCTGTGGAACCAGGAAGGCGAGCGGGTGACCGAGCAGGCGGTGGTGGTGGCCGAGAACGTGATCTTCACGTCGTTCGCGCCGACCCTCGACGCGTGCGTGGCCGGCGGTTCGTCGTACCTGTACCAGATGCGCTACGACGACGGCGGCGTGCCCGACTACGAGGACATGGAGGATCCGGAGGACCGCTCGGTGGATCTCGGCGAGGGCATCGCCTCGTACCCGGTGGTCGACCTGACGGAAGGCACCGTCGTGGTGCAGTCCAGCGACGCGAGCATCAAGGTCCAGCCGATCGCCTCGCTCTACCAGCGCCTGCAGGTGCGTTCGTGGCAGGAGAGCTACGACCACGTCGCCCCGGTGACGCCCGCCGACGGGCAGGTGCAGTGATGTCCTGGAACGTGACGAAGAACATGAGAATCCCTACAGGAGGACGAACCATGAAGCGATTCGTCGGCGCCGGATTGGCGCTGGTCCTGGCCATCGGCGTGCTGGGTGCCCCCCACGCCGAGGCCGGGTTGTTCAGCAAGAAGAAGCCCAAGCGGACCGAGAAGCCCGAATGGATGAAGGAGCCCCGGCGTTTCGAAGACACGCCCCGGATGAGCTTCGTCTCCGGCGTCCTGCAGCAGGACGGCTGGACCGGGTGGAAGGTCGGCGAACTGACGCTGCAGTTCGCCGAGAACTGCCGGTTCAACGAAGGCGCCAACCAGATCCGCGAGCTCGATCCGGGCAAGGAGGTCCTGGTCATGGGGCCGCGGATCGGTTCGACGATCGTCGCCTGGTCGGTCCGGGTCAAGACGCCCGAGTACCTGGTCGCCAGGAACACGAATCCGGAGGTCCGGCTCAAGCCGAGCGACGCCAATCCGGATTGCGGCGAGATCATCAGCTCGCCCCGCTAGAGCAGCCCATATCGCATGGACCGGCCCGCCCCGGGGGGCGGCGGGCCGGTATCCTCAAAATCAAGGATGACACGATGGTCAAGAGGGGATGCCGCCGTGCTTTGCACCCGGCAAAAAGGGGACTTTTCCTATCGTTTTAGTGGTTGGAGCGCTGTTCGCCCTGACGGCAACGACCGCCTCGGCCGGGCAGTGCGAGATTCCGCTGTTCATCAAGCAGGGGATGGCCAGCGCGAACGTGATGATCCTGGCCGACAATTCGCTGTCGATGGACGAGATCATGTACGACGACCGCTACGATCCGGACGTGGTCTATGCCGGCAATTTCAGCACCGATGCGACCTACTACGTCCGCAGCAGCGGGCGTTACACGCCCTCGAGCTTCAACCGCCGCTGGCCGACGACGCCGTCGGCGAACCTCGTCGCCAGCAACTACGTCGGCAACTACATGAACTTCATCTTCTTCGCCCTCGACGACGTGCAGCGCCTGACGATCCCGACCTCGACCCGCATCGAGGTCCTGCGCGAGGTGCTGACCGACCTGGTCGACCGTTCCGAGCAGCTGAAGTTCGGCATGACCGAGTTCGACGGCGACCAGGGCGGCAAGATCATCGCCGAGTGCGGCGCGGATCATGCCTATGTGCGCAGCGAGATCGCCAACATCACGAGCCGTTCCTACACGCCCCTGGGCGAGGCCATGGAGACGATCCTCGACTACTTCGCCGACAGCGGGTCGAACGCGCCGATCCAGGACACCTGCCAGTACAACTTCGTGATCGTCGTGACCGACGGCCTGCCCACCCGGGACATCGACGTCAGCTCCTATCTCGTCGACGCCGACGGGGACGGCAACGATCCCGGCAGCTGCAGCAGCCTCGGCGCGCCCTACGGCAACAGCTTCGACTGCAGCGACCACTTCGACGATGTGGCCTACTACATGGCCCACAACGACCTGCGGCCGGACATGGACGGCATGCAGAACGTGTCGACCTACGTGGTCGGCTTCAACGTCAACGCGCCGATCCTGCACGACGCCGCGGTCAACGGCCAGGGCCTGTACTTCCACGCCAACAGCGCCGCGGCCCTGCTCGGCAGCATCGAGTACGCCATCCAGGACGTCCTGCGCCGCATCTCGGCCGGTTCGGCCGTGGCCGTCGTCTCGACCGAGCGCGGCACCGACGACCGCCTGTACCGCGGCAAGTTCATGCCGCTGGACTGGCACGGCTTCCTCGAGAGCTACGCCCTGCCGTACGTCGACGGCGATCGTCCCGTCTGGGAGGCCGGCGACCTGCTGACGAACCGGCGGACGCCGCGCGAGATCTTCACCGCGCTCGGCGACCGGCACTACGACTTCGACACCGGCTCGGCGCCCGACCTCAAGGCGGCCATGAACGTGTTCACGGACGACGAGGCCGGGCGCATCATCGAGTGGGCCCGCGGCAACGACGTCGCCGGCAAGCGGGACCGCCAGGGCTGGCTGCTCGGCGACATCATCCACTCGACGCCGGTGGTCGTCGGCCCGCCCAGCGGTTTCCAGCCGACCGAGGCCTACCAGAACTTCCGCACCGCCAACGAGAACCGGCGCAAGCTGGTCTACGTGGGCGCCAACGACGGCATGCTGCACGCCTTCGACGCCGAGAGCGGCGACGAGGCGTGGGCGTTCGTGCCGGAGTTCGCCCTGCCGACCTTCGAGGTCATGGCCGACTCGGGCTACTGCCACCGCTACTCCTGCGACCAGACGGTTTCGGTGCAGGACATCAAGGTCAACGGCACCTGGCGGACGATCCTCGCCTCCGGCGGCCGCGAGGGCAGCGCCGCCATCTACGCCATGGACATCACGGCGCCCGACGCGCCGGAGGTGAAGTGGCAGGTCAACCTGCCTAACGGCATGACCTTCCACTCGGAGATCGAGATGGTCTCCATCGGCGGCACGGCCGTGGCCCTGGTGGGCAGCGGCCTGGACGAGACGGCCGGCGAGTCCTGGCTCTACGCCTACGAGGTGTCCGACGGGACCCTGCTCGGGAGCGTGCTGCTGAGCCGTGATCCCGGCGGGCGGAATCGGACCGGACGCCCCGCCGTCGTCGACCTGAACCTCGACGGCGAGACGGACCTGATCTACGTCGCCGACATGCTCGGCAACGTGTACCGCTTCGACACCGGCGGTTCGGCCTACCCGGCGGACTGGCGGGCCAGCGACCTGTACCGGGGCACCCAGGAGATCACGGCCGACCCGACCGTGGCCTTCGGCGAGAACGGCGCGGTGTACGTGTACTTCGGCACCGGCGCCTACGTCTCGGACCCGGACATGCTGAACACGGATCAGCAGAGCTTCGTCTGCGTCTTCGACCGCCATTCGGGCGAGACCCTGACGCGGGGCGACCTGACGAACCAGACGAACAGCATCCAGGACATCGGCAACGACCGCGGCTGGTACGTGAACCTGTGGAACGGGACCGGCGAGCGGGTCACCGAGCAGGCGGTGGTCGTGGCCGAGACGGTGATCTTCACCTCGTTCGCGCCGAGCAGCGAGACCTGCGCCGCCGGCGGCGAATCGTGGCTCTACCAGATGCGGTACGACAGCGGCGGCATTCCCGACAACGAGGACATGGAGAATCCCGACGACCGGTCGGTCAGCGTCGGCGAGGGCATCGCCTCGTACCCGGTGGTGGACCTGACCGGCGGCGAGGTCGTCGTCCAGTCGAGCGATGCGAGCATTTCCGTGGTGCCCATCGCCTCGGGCTACCAGCGGATGGCCGTCCGCTCGTGGCAGGAGCGCTTCGACGTCGTGGTGCCCCCGCCGGCCGACGGCACCCAGACCCCCTAGCGGGCTGTTGAAAAACTCATTCGGGTACCCGGTGCGCCTGGCCGGGCCGAGATCAAGGCGCGATTCCGCCGCCGTAGCCGTAGCTACGGCAAGGGATCGCAACGCGGAGATCGGCTTGGCCAGGCGTACCGCGTGCCGGGAGGAGTTTTCAACAGCCTGCTAGGGCGGACCGGCGTCGCCGGAGCCGGTCGCCAGCAGGCGCGCCAGCTCCTCGACCCGGTCGCGCTCGTCGGCGGACAACCCCCGCAGCCCGCGCGCCCGATCCAGGGCGTCGCGGGCTGCGTCGTTCCGTCCCTGGCGGTACTCCAGCAGGGCCAGGTTGAACCACCCGTTCACGTACAGCGGATAGTCGCGCACGAGCCCGGTGAGCAGCTCGCGGGCGCGGTCGGGCTCGCCCGTCTCGGCGCACAGGGAGGCCAGGTTCGAACGGATGCGCTGGTTGCCCGGGGCGAGCGCGTACGCCCGCTCCATGGCGCGTCTGGCCTCGTCGAGGCGCCCTTCGCGCTGCAGCACGAGGCCGCCCCGGAACCAGGGGTAGCTCCACTCGCGGTCGAGGGCCGCGGCGCGCTCGTAGGCCGCCACCGCCTCGCGGGCCGCGCCCATTTCCTCGCGATTGCGGCCGATGCGGTAGGGGATGAGCCGGTTGGCGGGCGCGCGGCGGGCCGCCTCCTCGAGCAGCCGGATGGCCCGCTCCCGCTCGCCCAGATCCTCCAGATAGAGCGCCAGGTGGTAGGGCGTGTCGGCCAGGCCGGGCCGGACCTCCTCGGCCCGGTTGCCCGCGGCCATGGTGGCCGCCAGGTCGCCGCGCTTGCTCGCGCGCGAGGCCTCGTGCAGATGCACCTGCCACAGCACCTCGCGCTCGTCGAGGGCGCCCCAGCGGGGCCACAGGGCGAGCACCAGCAGCAGCCCCACGGGCAGCCAACGGCGCCGGGCAGCCGGCTGCGTGGCGACGGCCCACAGCCAGGCCGCCGCCGACAGGGCCAGCAGGGGCGCGATGGGCTGCCGGTAGCGGGCCGTGGGGAAGAAGGGCAGCAGGCTGAGGAAGTAGCCGCCCACGAAGACGATCACCACCCACCGCGCGCGGCGCGGGAGCAGCGCCAGTCCGGCCAGGCCCAGGGCGCTGAGCACCACGTAGGGCACCGGCAGCAGGCGCAGGGCCGTGAACCGGGTGCGGTAGTAGTCGTAGCTGACGATCTGCGGCAGCTCGTAGCCGTTCCAGAAGCGGTAGATCTTGCGGGCGTAGTGGGCGGGCATGCGGCCGAGGTTCGCGCGGAACTCGTCCCAGGCCCTGCGGGTGAGGATGCGCGAAACCTCCGAGCCCTTCAGGTCGCGGCCCAGTTCGCGTTCGAGGGTGGGCTCCATGCTGGGGTCGAACTCGGCCTGGGCCTCGTCCATGACCGGGGCGAAGAGTCCGCCGTAGTCGGCCTGCTGTCCGATGAGCAGGTTGACACCGCCGTTGCTGGTCAGCAGCACGAAGTCGTCGGCCACGACGAGATTGCGCAGGGTGACGGGCGCGAGCACGAGCAGCCCGCCGGCCAGGGCCAGGGCACCCAGGCGCAGCACGCGGCGGCGCGGCAGGGGGGCGGGCGTCGCCTCCCGCAGCAGCACCGGCAGCGCCGGCAGCAGCAGCAGCACGTTGCCCCGGGCCAGGCCCGTCAGGCCCACCGTGACGCCGAGCACGAACCATGTCCGGTCGCCGGGCGCCCGCACGGCCCGCACCGCCTGGCGGGCGGCCAGCAGGAACAGGGAGGTGACGAGGGTGGCCATGAGCAGGTTGCCGGCGTAGAACACCGGCGCGCCGTAGAAGGCGAAGAGGGCGGCGGCGAGCAGGGCGACGGCGCGGTGGGGGGCGGCCGCGTCGTCGTCGCCGGTGTCCGGCGCGAGGGCCTCGCGGGCGAAGCGGTGCAGCCACCACACATTGGCCAGGGAGAGGGCGAGCTGCAGCAGCAGCGGCGCCTGGCTGCCCACGCCGAAGATCACGTACACCACGGCCAGCAGATGGGGGTACAGGGGGCCCATCCAGTAGGTCTCGTGCCAGCCCCAGTCGCCGGCCACGAGGCGGGCGGCCCACTCGTGGTAGGTCTGGCTGTCGAGCAGGGGCACGGCGGCCAGGTCGGTGCCCTTCAGCTCGAACCAGAACCACGCGCGCAGGGCGGCGGCCGCCACCAGCAGGGCGATCAGCAGCCGGCGTTCGCGGTCCACGGTCACGGCCTAGTTCCGGGCCACGCCCGGGTCGGCCGGCAGGGGTGTGTGCAGGCGGATCCGGATGAACTCGTTGTCGTCCGGCGTGCGCGGGGGACGGCGGCCCGAGCTCATGGGGAAGTTGTTGTCGTTGGCCACGAGGAGGGTCGCGTCGTCGAGCACGACCAGGCATTCGGGCGTCACGAAGGGGAGGGCGAAGTGCTCGCCCAGGCCGATGGCGCCCCGCTCGCGACGGGTCAGGTGCCGGTCGTCGGCGATGTTGAGCAGGTCGCAGACGAGCATCTTCTGCAGGAAGCCGGCCTGGTCGACGCGGCCCAGCTCGACCCGGTAGATGCGCTTGACCACGGCGTCGCGGCCTTCGGCGGTGTCGCGTTCGAGCACGAGCAGGTGGCGGTCGTCGAAGGCCTCGAGGGAGGCGAGGGAGATGTCGGGCCCGTCGGCCAGGTACAGCCACGAACGTCCGGTGAAGTTCCGGTGGGCCGGATCGAACTCGAGGATGACGCGGCGGCCGCCGACCGGGTCGTCGCGCAGGCCCTTCTCCACCGCGGCGTAGATGCGCGTGCCGGAGCGGTTCACGGCCAGGCCCTCGATGCCGCCGCTGCGGGGCTGGTTGGCCAGGCCGTCGCGCATGTCGTCGTGGCGCATGCCGCGCAGGTCGCGGTGGTCGGGCGTGCGGTAGTAGGGCGAGCCGCGGGCGTAGTCGCGCAGGGCCGGCACGATCGGCACGTCGACGGGCTTCTCGAGCACGGTGCCGTCGGGCCCCACGTGCACCAGCGAGGGGCCGAATTCCTCGCCGATCCAGAAGGTGCCGTCGGGCAGGGGGGCGCACGATTCGGGATCGAGGTCGGCGCCGGTCAGCAGGCCGCTGCTGTCCGCATGGGACAGGGGGAAGGGCAGCACGCGGCCGGGATCGCGGATGTCGACCACGCCGCGGACGGCGACGGTGCCGGCGTCGAAGTCGAGGGCGAGGCGGTACCAGCGCAGGGGGTAGTCGGGGCTGTTCGCTAGGGTGCCGAAGCCGTTGTCCTGCAGGGCGAGCCAGTCGCCGCCCGGCAGCGGCACCAGCGAGCTGAAGCCCTGCACGGGAGGCGAGGCGAAAGGCGGCGTGCGGCCGTTGATCTCGCCCTCGAGGGCCGTGCCGACGACGGGGCCCGGGGCGTAGGTGTCGGCGGGCAGCACGGCGTACCCGGTGAGGGTGGCCAGGGCCGGCTCGGCGGGCGCCGGCAGGTCGCTG
It contains:
- a CDS encoding PQQ-binding-like beta-propeller repeat protein codes for the protein MKNGNFNSKRASGRSLLVGAALLALVVPLAGFAQDACEIPLFVKQNLVGANVMIMADNSGSMNEATYHLDYDSHTTYSGNFNTTSTYFVSKNRVLEPNDFNWSFPSSPSASLVCSDNGEDGRYSGNYLNWIYFHATPEQRAAIPQVTRIQVLKEVLSEIIQRSARLDFGLTVFNNNNGGNIIGKCGVNHTSLLAQIAGITANTWTPLGEAAETVLDYFAYDGPDAAIQVPCQYNFQIIVTDGEPTMDLDVSGYLQDADGDGRDPGNCESIGSDLSNNYDCSDHLDDVVWWMQHRDLRPDMDGDQNVVTYVVGFHENIQLLQDTADNGDGLFFYAENAVQLARSIEYAVQDILRRISAGSAVAVVSTERGTDDRLYRGKFMPIDWDGYLESYALPYSDGDAAVWEAGQILADRNTPRRIFTGLGDTEYPFDAGSADNLKAAMNIATVEMAEMVIDWGRGENVAGLRDRRGWVLGDIVHSTPVVVGAPSDFVVSESYQEFQAAHAGRDKIVYVGSNGGMLHAFDAVSGDERWAFVPEFALPAFEVMADSSYCHKYSCDQTVSVKDLLINGAWRTVLIGGGREGGSSLFALDVTAPDSPSLMWQVNLPNDKTFHSEVEMVVIGGSPVALVGSGLDVDTGEALLYAYDVRDGAFLGERVLSTTTKSRNKATRPAPVDLNLDGNVDVIYIADHLGSLWRFDTANSPDPSGWHKTELYAGDDQITADPVVAFGPNGNVFVYFGTGAYMEDTDMVTVEQQYFVCVFDDNSGQTYDKGDLRNQTSTISDVTSDNGWYVALWNQEGERVTEQAVVVAENVIFTSFAPTLDACVAGGSSYLYQMRYDDGGVPDYEDMEDPEDRSVDLGEGIASYPVVDLTEGTVVVQSSDASIKVQPIASLYQRLQVRSWQESYDHVAPVTPADGQVQ
- a CDS encoding PQQ-binding-like beta-propeller repeat protein, yielding MASANVMILADNSLSMDEIMYDDRYDPDVVYAGNFSTDATYYVRSSGRYTPSSFNRRWPTTPSANLVASNYVGNYMNFIFFALDDVQRLTIPTSTRIEVLREVLTDLVDRSEQLKFGMTEFDGDQGGKIIAECGADHAYVRSEIANITSRSYTPLGEAMETILDYFADSGSNAPIQDTCQYNFVIVVTDGLPTRDIDVSSYLVDADGDGNDPGSCSSLGAPYGNSFDCSDHFDDVAYYMAHNDLRPDMDGMQNVSTYVVGFNVNAPILHDAAVNGQGLYFHANSAAALLGSIEYAIQDVLRRISAGSAVAVVSTERGTDDRLYRGKFMPLDWHGFLESYALPYVDGDRPVWEAGDLLTNRRTPREIFTALGDRHYDFDTGSAPDLKAAMNVFTDDEAGRIIEWARGNDVAGKRDRQGWLLGDIIHSTPVVVGPPSGFQPTEAYQNFRTANENRRKLVYVGANDGMLHAFDAESGDEAWAFVPEFALPTFEVMADSGYCHRYSCDQTVSVQDIKVNGTWRTILASGGREGSAAIYAMDITAPDAPEVKWQVNLPNGMTFHSEIEMVSIGGTAVALVGSGLDETAGESWLYAYEVSDGTLLGSVLLSRDPGGRNRTGRPAVVDLNLDGETDLIYVADMLGNVYRFDTGGSAYPADWRASDLYRGTQEITADPTVAFGENGAVYVYFGTGAYVSDPDMLNTDQQSFVCVFDRHSGETLTRGDLTNQTNSIQDIGNDRGWYVNLWNGTGERVTEQAVVVAETVIFTSFAPSSETCAAGGESWLYQMRYDSGGIPDNEDMENPDDRSVSVGEGIASYPVVDLTGGEVVVQSSDASISVVPIASGYQRMAVRSWQERFDVVVPPPADGTQTP
- a CDS encoding tetratricopeptide repeat protein, yielding MTVDRERRLLIALLVAAAALRAWFWFELKGTDLAAVPLLDSQTYHEWAARLVAGDWGWHETYWMGPLYPHLLAVVYVIFGVGSQAPLLLQLALSLANVWWLHRFAREALAPDTGDDDAAAPHRAVALLAAALFAFYGAPVFYAGNLLMATLVTSLFLLAARQAVRAVRAPGDRTWFVLGVTVGLTGLARGNVLLLLPALPVLLREATPAPLPRRRVLRLGALALAGGLLVLAPVTLRNLVVADDFVLLTSNGGVNLLIGQQADYGGLFAPVMDEAQAEFDPSMEPTLERELGRDLKGSEVSRILTRRAWDEFRANLGRMPAHYARKIYRFWNGYELPQIVSYDYYRTRFTALRLLPVPYVVLSALGLAGLALLPRRARWVVIVFVGGYFLSLLPFFPTARYRQPIAPLLALSAAAWLWAVATQPAARRRWLPVGLLLVLALWPRWGALDEREVLWQVHLHEASRASKRGDLAATMAAGNRAEEVRPGLADTPYHLALYLEDLGERERAIRLLEEAARRAPANRLIPYRIGRNREEMGAAREAVAAYERAAALDREWSYPWFRGGLVLQREGRLDEARRAMERAYALAPGNQRIRSNLASLCAETGEPDRARELLTGLVRDYPLYVNGWFNLALLEYRQGRNDAARDALDRARGLRGLSADERDRVEELARLLATGSGDAGPP
- a CDS encoding esterase-like activity of phytase family protein produces the protein MPRAFPVSLAAGSLLAALLLVLAACSSDLPAPAEPALATLTGYAVLPADTYAPGPVVGTALEGEINGRTPPFASPPVQGFSSLVPLPGGDWLALQDNGFGTLANSPDYPLRWYRLALDFDAGTVAVRGVVDIRDPGRVLPFPLSHADSSGLLTGADLDPESCAPLPDGTFWIGEEFGPSLVHVGPDGTVLEKPVDVPIVPALRDYARGSPYYRTPDHRDLRGMRHDDMRDGLANQPRSGGIEGLAVNRSGTRIYAAVEKGLRDDPVGGRRVILEFDPAHRNFTGRSWLYLADGPDISLASLEAFDDRHLLVLERDTAEGRDAVVKRIYRVELGRVDQAGFLQKMLVCDLLNIADDRHLTRRERGAIGLGEHFALPFVTPECLVVLDDATLLVANDNNFPMSSGRRPPRTPDDNEFIRIRLHTPLPADPGVARN